In one window of Calypte anna isolate BGI_N300 chromosome 1, bCalAnn1_v1.p, whole genome shotgun sequence DNA:
- the DLD gene encoding dihydrolipoyl dehydrogenase, mitochondrial — MQRWGRVSCALARRSHFDRIHHGLQGVCAVSQRTYADQVDADVTVIGSGPGGYVAAIKAAQLGFKTVCVEKNETLGGTCLNVGCIPSKALLNNSHLYHLAHGKDFANRGIELTGIRLNLEKMMEQKRGAVKALTGGIAHLFKQNKVVHVSGFGKITGKNQVTATKEDGSTQVINTKNILIATGSEVAPFPGITIDEDSIVSSTGALSLKKVPEKMVVIGAGVIGVELGSVWQRLGADVTAVEFMGHVGGMGIDMEISKNFQRILQKQGFKFKLNTKVTGATKKPDGKIDVALEAAAGGKAEVITCDVLLVCIGRRPFTKNLGLEEMGIELDKKGRIPVNNRFQTKIPNIYAIGDVVAGPMLAHKAEDEGILCVEGMAGGAVHIDYNCVPSVIYTHPEVAWVGKSEEQLKEEGVEYKIGKFPFAANSRAKTNADTDGMVKILSQKSTDRMLGAHILGPGAGEMVNEAALAMEYGASCEDVARVCHAHPTVSEAFREANLAASFGKAINF, encoded by the exons ATGCAGCGCTGGGGACGCGTTTCTTGTGCGCTGGCTCGG AGGAGCCATTTTGACCGAATTCATCATGGACTCCAGGGAGTTTGTGCAGTGTCACAAAGGACTTACGCTGATCAAG ttgaCGCTGATGTCACCGTTATTGGCTCTGGTCCTGGAGGTTATGTTGCTGCTATCAAAGCAGCTCAGCTTGGATTTAAG actgtctgtgtggaaaaaaatgaaacattaggTGGAACCTGTTTGAATGTTGGATGTATTCCATCCAAG GCCCTGCTGAACAACTCACATCTCTATCACTTGGCCCATGGAAAAGATTTTGCTAATAGAGGAATCGAAC TTACAGGAATTCGTTTAAATCTAGAGAAGATGATGGAGCAGAAGAGAGGTGCAGTGAAGGCATTGACAGGTGGAATTGctcatttatttaaacaaaacaag GTTGTACATGTATCTGGGTTTGGAAAAATAACTGGCAAAAACCAAGTCACTGCAACCAAAGAAGATGGCAGCACACAAGTTATAAATACAAAGAACATACTTATAGCTACGGGCTCAGAAGTTGCTCCCTTCCCTGGAATTACT ATTGATGAAGATAGTATTGTGTCATCCACTGGTGCACTGTCACTGAAAAAAGTTCCTGAGAAGATGGTTGTCATTGGTGCAGGAGTCATTGGTGTGGAACTG GGCTCAGTTTGGCAGCGCCTCGGTGCAGATGTGACAGCTGTTGAGTTCATGGGCCATGTTGGTGGAATGGGAATTGACATGGAGATCTCTAAAAACTTCCAACGTATTCTTCAGAAACAGGGATTTAAGTTTAAACTGAACACCAAAGTTACTGGTGCTACCAAAAAACCAGATGGAAAAATTGATGTAGC tcttgaagctgctgctggtggcaagGCAGAAGTAATAACTTGTGATGTGCTCCTGGTTTGCATCGGCAGACGCCCTTTCACAAAAAATCTGGGTCTTGAGGAGATGGGAATTGAACTTGATAAGAAGGGGAGAATCCCAGTCAATAACAGGTTCCAAACCAAAATTCCAAA CATCTATGCTATTGGTGATGTAGTTGCTGGACCTATGCTGGCCCACAAAGCTGAGGATGAAGGCATTCTCTGTGTGGAAGGGATGGCTGGGGGAGCTGTGCACATCGACTACAACTGTGTACCCTCTGTGATTTACACTCACCCTGAAGTGGCCTGGGTTGGCAAATCAGAAGAACAGTTGAAAGAGGAG GGTGTAGAATACAAAATTGGGAAATTTCCATTTGCGGCAAACAGCAGAGCAAAGACAAATGCTGACACAGATGGCATGGTGAAGATCCTTAGTCAAAAATCAACAGACAGGATGTTGGGTGCTCACATTTTAGGCCCT GGTGCTGGTGAAATGGTTAATGAAGCTGCCCTTGCTATGGAATATGGAGCCTCATGTGAAGATGTAGCCAGAGTCTGCCATGCCCATCCA ACAGTGTCAGAAGCCTTCAGGGAAGCAAACCTAGCAGCATCTTTTGGCAAAGCTATCAACTTCTAA